A portion of the Punica granatum isolate Tunisia-2019 chromosome 7, ASM765513v2, whole genome shotgun sequence genome contains these proteins:
- the LOC116213919 gene encoding protein TRIGALACTOSYLDIACYLGLYCEROL 1, chloroplastic, with amino-acid sequence MCTLDMGTISHLHPFPVFYICGSHRKPCLPSRGWLQTENLTSRDRTGKLRITRGAPIAELSVPKRDIKLFAVPNSEDGHIPVSTVKEEINSNHAPISTELEAWVSKWSPPRYLWRGLSVLVLAGQVIIRIIKGKVHRRNTLQQLERVGPKSLGVCLLTSAFVGMAFTIQFVREFTRLGLNRSVGGVLALAFSRELSPVVTSIVVAGRIGSAFAAELGTMQVSEQTDTLRVLGADPVDYLVTPRVIASCIALPFLTLMCFTVGLASSALLADGVYGISINIILDSAHRALKSWDLISAMIKSQVFGAIISIVSCAWGVTTIGGAKGVGESTTSAVVISLVGIFIADFALSYCFFQGAGDSLKNCV; translated from the exons ATGTGCACATTGGACATGGGAACAATTTCACATCTCCATCCATTCCCCGTCTTTTATATTTGTGGAAGTCACAG AAAACCATGCTTGCCATCACGTGGATGGCTACAAACTGAAAATCTGACATCCAGGGACCGTACTGGCAAACTGAGAATTACGAGAGGGGCTCCTATTGCTGAACTTTCCGTGCCAAAGAGAGACATCAAACTCTTCGCCGTTCCAAATTCAGAAGATGGACACATCCCTGTCTCAACagtaaaagaagaaattaattCGAACCATGCTCCCATTAGTACAGAACTGGAGGCCTGGGTGAGCAAGTGGTCCCCTCCAAGGTACCTCTGGAGGGGACTGTCGGTCCTCGTCCTTGCTGGGCAGGTCATAATTAGAATTATAAAGGGCAAAGTCCACCGGAGAAACACCCTCCAACAGCTCGAACGCGTGGGCCCGAAGTCACTTGGTGTCTGTCTGTTAACCTCTGCATTTGTTGGGATGGCCTTCACGATACAGTTTGTTAGGGAATTCACCAGGTTGGGCTTGAACCGATCTGTTGGTGGGGTTCTTGCGCTAGCCTTCTCTCGGGAACTGAGCCCAGTGGTAACATCTATCGTTGTAGCAGGGCGAATAGGGAGTGCATTCGCAGCTGAACTGGGAACAATGCAGGTCTCAGAGCAAACTGACACACTCAGAGTCCTGGGTGCTGACCCAGTTGACTACTTAGTCACACCAAGGGTCATTGCGTCCTGTATCGCGTTACCATTTTTGACACTGATGTGCTTCACCGTTGGGCTGGCCTCGAGTGCTTTACTAGCTGATGGGGTTTATGGAATCAGCATTAATATTATCCTGGACTCTGCCCATAGGGCTCTTAAGTCATGGGATCTGATCAGCGCAATGATCAAGTCGCAGGTCTTCGGGGCAATCATATCGATAGTGAGCTGCGCATGGGGGGTGACTACGATCGGAGGGGCCAAGGGCGTAGGGGAGTCCACGACCTCTGCTGTGGTCATCTCTCTTGTTGGTATCTTCATTGCCGACTTTGCGCTCTCTTACTGTTTCTTCCAGGGGGCAGGGGACTCTCTGAAGAACTGTGTCTAA